A region from the Janthinobacterium agaricidamnosum genome encodes:
- a CDS encoding Flp family type IVb pilin, protein MKSLFSRLSDESAVTAIEYALLAGLIAAVLVVTITVLGDQVKLLFVYVKDQVVLALS, encoded by the coding sequence GTGAAATCTCTCTTCAGCCGTTTATCCGACGAGTCCGCCGTTACAGCGATCGAATACGCGTTGCTGGCGGGCCTGATCGCGGCAGTGCTGGTGGTCACGATCACCGTGCTGGGCGACCAGGTCAAGCTGCTGTTTGTCTACGTCAAGGACCAAGTGGTCCTGGCCCTGTCATGA
- a CDS encoding response regulator, which yields MNDLRYTPPASHVISVMLVDDHKTMLWGLERLIGGEHSGMRVVATASDSAEALEQAKALQPDVIVLDLDLGGISSLAILPALAQCGSTRVLVLTASHDQAVLDQTVLKGARGIVSKDAPAEMVLKAIEKVYQGELWLEHAMLGRMLTQLTQPGGGSAQAIAIASLTLKERKIIAALVHGSGTPAKLLADQLFISEHTLRNHLTSIYRKLGVYNRLELYAYATKHQLGQLPPGA from the coding sequence ATGAACGACTTACGCTACACGCCCCCGGCCAGCCATGTCATCAGCGTCATGCTGGTGGACGATCACAAGACCATGCTGTGGGGCCTGGAGCGGCTGATCGGCGGCGAGCACTCGGGCATGCGCGTGGTCGCCACGGCGTCCGACAGCGCCGAGGCGCTGGAGCAGGCGAAGGCGCTGCAACCGGATGTGATCGTGCTGGACCTGGACCTGGGCGGCATCAGCTCGCTGGCCATCCTGCCCGCGCTGGCGCAGTGCGGCAGCACGCGCGTGCTGGTGCTGACGGCCAGCCACGACCAGGCCGTCCTGGACCAGACGGTGCTGAAAGGCGCGCGCGGCATCGTCAGCAAGGATGCGCCGGCGGAGATGGTGCTGAAGGCCATCGAAAAGGTATACCAGGGCGAGCTGTGGCTGGAACACGCGATGCTGGGACGCATGCTGACGCAGCTGACCCAGCCCGGCGGCGGCTCGGCGCAAGCCATCGCCATCGCCAGCCTGACCCTCAAGGAAAGAAAGATCATCGCCGCGCTGGTGCACGGCAGCGGCACGCCGGCCAAGCTGCTGGCGGACCAGCTGTTCATCTCCGAACACACCCTGCGCAACCACCTGACGTCGATCTACCGCAAGCTGGGCGTATACAACCGCCTGGAACTGTACGCCTACGCCACCAAGCACCAGCTGGGCCAATTGCCGCCCGGCGCCTGA
- a CDS encoding Flp family type IVb pilin: protein MNLIKNFIREEDGVTAIEYGLIAALIAVVIIAAITIVGTQLKKTFSTIGTKLTTANA from the coding sequence ATGAACCTCATCAAAAACTTTATCCGCGAAGAAGATGGCGTCACCGCAATCGAATATGGCCTGATCGCCGCCCTGATCGCCGTGGTGATCATCGCCGCCATCACCATCGTCGGCACGCAGCTGAAAAAAACCTTCAGCACCATCGGCACCAAGCTGACCACCGCCAATGCCTGA
- a CDS encoding TadE/TadG family type IV pilus assembly protein — protein sequence MRIHLSPLSQRGGAAVEFGIVLALLITLLAGIFGFGRAFWYYDALNKATRDAARNMSVKAKAGIASQGVPAARQTVADAAVSAGISDFTTANVTVTCLDAAFNDSSCTDGTAPGGIRVEVVNYTLSVGQYLPFVIGAASTYATPLAPRTTMRYML from the coding sequence ATGCGCATCCACCTTTCCCCTCTCAGCCAGCGCGGCGGCGCCGCCGTCGAATTCGGCATCGTGCTGGCACTGCTGATCACCCTGCTGGCCGGCATCTTCGGCTTCGGCCGCGCTTTCTGGTACTACGACGCGCTGAACAAGGCCACGCGCGACGCGGCGCGCAACATGTCCGTCAAGGCCAAGGCCGGCATCGCCTCGCAGGGCGTGCCGGCGGCCAGACAGACGGTGGCCGATGCGGCCGTCAGCGCCGGCATCAGCGACTTCACCACGGCCAACGTGACGGTCACCTGCCTGGACGCGGCATTCAACGACAGCAGTTGCACCGACGGCACGGCGCCGGGCGGCATCCGCGTCGAAGTCGTCAACTACACGCTGTCGGTGGGCCAGTACCTGCCCTTCGTGATCGGCGCAGCCAGCACCTATGCCACGCCGCTCGCACCGCGCACCACCATGCGCTACATGCTGTAA
- a CDS encoding TadE/TadG family type IV pilus assembly protein: protein MKTAFRRHDKQQGAIAIVLGLTLVVLFAMGGLVLDLGHLYIAKTELQNGADSAALAGAVELNQSAAGIDNAQTKAIAIAQKNRYDFSTALTITAANISFGPSPDGPWSSGASARTSPQGQTFIRVDTGSKTFATYLMGIAGIASTSTSGVAVAGRFVNDVTPIGVCAVDPANKTAQYTYPAAPAGTGLTELVEFGFRRGVTYNLFGLNPLGGPSDPYLINPVDAPPGSCSASHASAASTAPFMCTGSSAVITSGTGQVYTNTGLTASLAASLNSRFDDYGGPSVCDPATAPPDTNIKEYPCVGAASPCAAAAANSPPTGWMQPGASTLPSQQPVSLAGNKPNYQLPSAGPVPAPSATFAQFAGYGVLWSYGPAYQSNGATPAKAGTAYSVADGNANPMYSTAKANYFDTASYPVSAGAGFPASTPPAPYNQTSGPTFQAPSVAHPGQRNRRILNVVLVDCRTAPVGPASCGTMNAVGIGKFFMTMKADFSGGTKRLDVEFAGLIEPVPNSEIKLYK, encoded by the coding sequence ATGAAGACCGCATTTCGCAGGCACGACAAGCAGCAGGGCGCGATCGCCATCGTGCTGGGGCTGACCCTGGTGGTGCTGTTCGCCATGGGCGGCCTGGTGCTGGACCTGGGCCACCTGTACATCGCCAAGACGGAACTGCAGAACGGCGCCGACAGCGCCGCCCTGGCGGGCGCCGTGGAACTCAATCAAAGCGCCGCCGGCATCGACAACGCGCAGACGAAGGCCATCGCCATCGCGCAAAAGAACCGCTACGATTTTTCCACCGCGCTGACCATCACGGCCGCCAACATCAGCTTCGGCCCCAGCCCGGACGGTCCCTGGTCGTCCGGCGCCAGCGCCCGCACCAGCCCGCAGGGCCAGACCTTCATCCGCGTCGACACGGGCAGCAAGACCTTCGCCACCTACCTGATGGGCATCGCCGGCATCGCCAGCACCAGCACCTCGGGCGTGGCCGTGGCGGGGCGCTTCGTCAACGACGTCACGCCGATCGGCGTGTGCGCCGTCGATCCGGCCAACAAGACGGCGCAATACACGTATCCGGCCGCGCCGGCCGGCACGGGCCTGACGGAGCTGGTGGAATTCGGCTTTCGCCGCGGCGTCACCTACAACCTGTTCGGCCTCAATCCGCTGGGCGGGCCGTCCGATCCCTACCTGATCAACCCCGTCGACGCGCCGCCCGGCAGCTGCAGCGCCTCGCACGCGAGCGCCGCCTCCACCGCGCCATTCATGTGCACGGGCAGCAGCGCCGTCATCACCAGCGGCACGGGCCAGGTCTACACGAACACGGGGCTGACGGCTTCGCTGGCCGCCTCGCTCAATTCGCGCTTCGACGACTACGGCGGGCCATCCGTGTGCGACCCCGCGACGGCGCCGCCCGACACCAACATCAAGGAATATCCGTGCGTGGGCGCCGCGTCGCCCTGCGCCGCCGCTGCCGCCAACTCGCCGCCCACCGGCTGGATGCAGCCGGGCGCCAGCACCTTGCCCAGCCAGCAGCCGGTCAGCCTGGCCGGCAACAAACCGAATTACCAGCTGCCGTCAGCCGGTCCCGTCCCGGCACCGTCGGCCACGTTCGCGCAGTTCGCCGGCTACGGCGTGCTGTGGTCCTACGGCCCCGCCTACCAAAGCAATGGCGCCACCCCGGCCAAGGCCGGCACGGCCTACAGCGTCGCGGACGGCAACGCCAACCCCATGTACAGCACGGCCAAGGCGAATTACTTCGACACGGCCAGCTACCCCGTCAGCGCCGGCGCCGGCTTTCCTGCCAGTACGCCGCCTGCGCCATACAACCAGACCAGCGGCCCCACGTTCCAGGCGCCATCGGTGGCCCATCCGGGCCAGCGCAACCGCCGCATCCTCAACGTGGTGCTGGTCGACTGCCGCACGGCGCCCGTCGGGCCGGCTTCGTGCGGCACCATGAACGCGGTCGGTATCGGCAAATTCTTCATGACGATGAAAGCCGATTTCAGCGGCGGCACCAAGCGCCTCGACGTCGAGTTCGCGGGCCTGATCGAGCCCGTGCCGAATTCCGAAATCAAACTCTACAAGTGA
- a CDS encoding sensor histidine kinase, whose translation MNLDPPLRSGLPGAGMDTTMVNGMRLLLSSATLLTLFIDPESAGKLSKITWLIFSAYTMHSLLLYVLAVLGFSLPQDILLYWLDVAWYALIVFSTSSHNNLFFLFFFFAILTSSFQRGFEEGARVTLASAGLFAATALFGESDAELSRLLLRTTFLLALGYMIAYWGGSAITQRSHLALLRDVSQLSNPRFGVDQTITSVLEKTRSYFNGRSCLLIMQDKGTRVWSLRSVLQTATGVVHTSSLLSDDAASPLLAFPHDKIALYNQPAGRWLPWTGGARMLDPDSGRWLRHDDAAGDRLAELLEAHAFISAPLPLRNGKGRIFIVSATSMSKTDALFLSHIGAQAFPVIENIDLLDRLASQAASREREKIARDLHDTAVQPYIGLRHGLAALRNEATPGNPLLPELEKLIIMSGQVIADLRSYARTFKNGQVQSEPELLVALRRQATQIREFYGIDIALQIEGDLHINDRLAAEVFQIVNEGMSNIRKHTSARHGAVKLTCVQGALHISIDNECAAAHVPDFLPDSLAERAAALGGTARVTHGMLGNTSVQIEIPI comes from the coding sequence GTGAATCTCGATCCTCCCCTCAGATCCGGCTTGCCGGGTGCCGGCATGGATACGACCATGGTCAACGGCATGCGCCTGCTGCTGTCGAGCGCCACCTTGCTGACCCTGTTCATCGACCCCGAAAGCGCCGGCAAGCTGAGCAAGATTACCTGGCTGATCTTTTCCGCCTACACCATGCACAGCCTGCTGCTCTATGTGCTGGCCGTGCTGGGCTTCAGCCTGCCCCAGGACATCTTGCTGTACTGGCTCGACGTGGCCTGGTATGCGCTGATCGTGTTTTCCACCAGCAGCCACAACAATTTATTCTTCCTGTTTTTTTTCTTTGCCATCCTGACCTCGTCGTTCCAGCGGGGCTTCGAGGAAGGCGCGCGCGTGACCCTGGCCTCGGCCGGCCTGTTCGCCGCCACGGCCCTGTTCGGCGAATCGGATGCGGAGCTGTCGCGCCTGCTGCTGCGTACCACCTTCCTGCTGGCGCTCGGCTACATGATCGCCTACTGGGGCGGTTCGGCCATCACGCAGCGCAGCCACCTGGCGCTGCTGCGCGATGTCAGCCAGCTGTCCAATCCGCGCTTTGGCGTCGACCAGACCATTACCTCCGTGCTGGAAAAAACCCGCAGTTATTTCAACGGCCGCAGCTGCCTGCTGATCATGCAGGACAAGGGCACGCGGGTCTGGTCGCTGCGCAGCGTGCTGCAAACGGCAACGGGCGTCGTGCACACCAGCTCGCTCCTCAGCGATGACGCCGCCAGTCCCCTGCTCGCTTTCCCGCACGATAAAATCGCCTTGTACAACCAGCCCGCCGGCCGCTGGCTGCCGTGGACAGGCGGCGCGCGCATGCTCGATCCCGACAGCGGACGCTGGCTGCGGCACGACGACGCGGCAGGCGACCGCCTGGCCGAGCTGCTCGAAGCGCACGCCTTCATCAGCGCACCGCTGCCCCTGCGCAATGGCAAGGGCCGCATCTTCATCGTCTCCGCCACCAGCATGAGCAAGACGGACGCCCTGTTTCTCAGTCATATCGGCGCGCAGGCGTTTCCCGTCATTGAAAACATCGACCTGCTCGACCGCCTGGCGTCGCAGGCGGCCTCGCGCGAGCGCGAAAAGATCGCCCGCGACCTGCATGACACGGCCGTGCAGCCGTATATCGGCCTGCGCCACGGCCTGGCCGCCCTGCGCAACGAAGCCACGCCCGGCAACCCGCTGCTGCCCGAACTGGAAAAACTGATCATCATGTCGGGCCAGGTGATCGCCGACCTGCGCAGCTACGCGCGCACGTTCAAGAACGGCCAGGTGCAAAGCGAGCCGGAACTGCTGGTCGCGCTGCGCCGCCAGGCCACGCAGATCCGCGAATTCTATGGCATCGACATCGCCCTGCAAATCGAAGGCGACCTGCACATCAACGACCGCCTGGCGGCCGAGGTGTTCCAGATCGTCAACGAAGGCATGAGCAATATCCGCAAGCATACGTCGGCGCGCCACGGCGCCGTCAAGCTGACCTGCGTGCAGGGCGCGCTGCACATCAGCATCGACAACGAATGCGCGGCCGCGCACGTCCCCGATTTTCTGCCCGACTCGCTGGCCGAACGGGCAGCCGCCCTGGGTGGCACGGCCCGCGTCACGCATGGCATGCTGGGCAACACCTCCGTGCAGATCGAGATCCCCATATGA
- a CDS encoding ATP-binding protein, whose amino-acid sequence MPDTYPERSDGGGVEPAAKRAPRTVEETGLPFLFLVELLVKILFLRGQIGLPALSTHVKLGAGVLEPLLTFMRAEKLCEARRNGGSGTDADLYYLLGDQGRLRAAEYMRRNAYSGPAPVTLADYSNQVLAQSVADMHVTRDDVQREFRDVVASSAVLDQLGAAMNSGRALFFHGPAGSGKSYLAERLNGLLSGAIALPHAVMVDGEVLPFLDPMLHTLSSKGRVPSDPRWVRAERPAVLTGGELTLDMLDLQFDQGTRLYQAPPHLKANNGIFIIDDLGRQRCSPVELMNRWIVPMARHIDYLSLHTGYKFPVPFDVIVVFSSNLAPQQLADDSFLRRIGYKIHVGPLSAYHYLAVFRSTCAQLGINFDEASYTYLLHLHSLYKRPLLACYPRDILAQVCDQARYEDHPAQLSPEVLFWAWQNYFGSDNDLASTHTGPAAVQHKGEAK is encoded by the coding sequence ATGCCTGACACCTATCCAGAACGCAGCGACGGCGGCGGCGTCGAACCGGCGGCCAAGCGCGCGCCACGCACGGTCGAGGAAACGGGATTGCCCTTCCTGTTCCTGGTCGAACTGCTGGTCAAGATACTCTTCCTGCGCGGCCAGATCGGCCTGCCCGCCCTGTCGACGCACGTGAAACTGGGCGCCGGCGTGCTCGAACCGCTGCTCACCTTCATGCGCGCCGAAAAGCTGTGCGAAGCGCGCCGCAACGGCGGCAGCGGCACCGACGCCGACCTGTATTACCTGCTGGGCGACCAGGGCCGCCTGCGCGCCGCCGAATACATGCGCCGCAACGCCTACAGCGGTCCCGCCCCCGTCACCCTGGCCGATTACAGCAACCAGGTGCTGGCGCAAAGCGTGGCCGACATGCATGTCACGCGCGACGACGTGCAGCGCGAATTTCGCGACGTGGTGGCCAGTTCGGCCGTGCTCGACCAGCTGGGCGCAGCGATGAATTCCGGACGCGCCCTGTTCTTTCACGGCCCCGCCGGCAGCGGCAAGAGCTACCTGGCCGAGCGCCTGAACGGCTTGCTCAGCGGCGCCATCGCCCTGCCCCATGCCGTGATGGTCGACGGCGAAGTGCTGCCCTTCCTCGACCCCATGCTGCACACCCTGTCAAGCAAAGGCCGCGTGCCATCCGACCCGCGCTGGGTGCGCGCCGAACGCCCCGCCGTGCTGACGGGCGGCGAGCTGACGCTCGACATGCTGGACCTGCAATTCGACCAGGGCACCCGCCTGTACCAGGCGCCGCCGCACCTGAAGGCCAACAACGGCATCTTCATCATCGACGACCTGGGCCGCCAGCGCTGCTCGCCCGTGGAACTGATGAACCGCTGGATCGTGCCGATGGCGCGCCACATCGATTACCTGTCGCTGCACACGGGCTACAAATTCCCCGTGCCCTTCGACGTCATCGTCGTGTTCTCGTCGAACCTGGCGCCGCAGCAGCTGGCCGACGATTCCTTCCTGCGCCGCATCGGCTACAAGATCCATGTGGGTCCCCTGAGCGCCTACCACTACCTGGCCGTGTTCCGCAGCACCTGCGCCCAGCTGGGCATCAATTTCGACGAAGCCTCCTACACCTACCTGCTGCACCTGCATAGCCTCTACAAGCGGCCCTTGCTCGCCTGCTATCCGCGCGACATCCTCGCGCAGGTCTGCGACCAGGCGCGTTATGAAGACCACCCGGCGCAACTGTCTCCGGAAGTCCTGTTCTGGGCATGGCAAAACTATTTCGGCAGCGATAACGACCTCGCAAGCACACACACCGGACCGGCAGCGGTCCAGCACAAAGGGGAAGCAAAATGA
- a CDS encoding TadE/TadG family type IV pilus assembly protein, with protein sequence MRHRLSSSPPAGLQRGAAAVEFALVSLLFFTLLFGILEFGRMLYLYNTVQEVSRRAAREAVVRWIDQTDAVKTLALFGGTALPAAPELTAANITIRYLNKSGAEVTLPPTDPGDNLSACGDITRTASCIDSVRVSIDNVSYTPMVSLFGFLNIAVPASVVVMHAESLGFQIN encoded by the coding sequence ATGCGCCACCGCCTTTCATCGTCTCCTCCAGCCGGGCTCCAGCGCGGCGCCGCCGCCGTCGAATTCGCCCTGGTGTCGCTGCTGTTTTTCACCCTGCTGTTCGGCATCCTGGAATTCGGCCGCATGCTGTACCTGTACAACACGGTGCAGGAAGTGAGCCGCCGCGCCGCGCGCGAAGCGGTGGTGCGCTGGATCGACCAGACCGACGCCGTCAAGACCCTGGCCCTGTTCGGCGGCACGGCCCTGCCGGCCGCGCCCGAACTGACGGCTGCCAACATCACCATCCGCTACCTGAACAAGAGCGGCGCCGAAGTGACCTTGCCGCCGACTGACCCGGGCGACAACCTGTCGGCCTGCGGCGACATCACGCGCACGGCCAGCTGCATCGACAGCGTGCGCGTATCGATCGACAACGTCAGCTACACGCCGATGGTCAGCCTGTTCGGCTTTCTGAATATCGCCGTGCCAGCCTCGGTGGTGGTCATGCACGCCGAAAGCCTGGGCTTCCAGATCAACTGA
- a CDS encoding A24 family peptidase: MNAHLPMLLCLAVLATLLASALWHDLRTRRIPNRLVLWGTLAGLILNSFVPPGSGLFDASFGGLGLLQALAGAAAGLALLLPMYLLRALGAGDVKLMAMCGAFLGPDAVLEAALLTFLCGGVLALAAALAGQRLRQVLKNTYHMMLGALLHSLAGGAATIAEPPPATGKLAYAFAIASGTGLQVFLQYTHLWSLR, encoded by the coding sequence ATGAACGCCCACCTGCCCATGCTGCTGTGCCTGGCCGTGCTGGCCACCCTGCTCGCCAGCGCCCTGTGGCACGACCTGCGCACGCGCCGCATCCCGAACCGGCTGGTGTTGTGGGGCACGCTGGCGGGCTTGATCCTGAACAGCTTCGTGCCGCCAGGTAGCGGCCTGTTCGACGCCTCCTTCGGCGGCCTGGGACTGCTGCAGGCGCTGGCCGGCGCCGCCGCCGGACTGGCCCTGCTGCTGCCCATGTATCTGCTGCGCGCCCTGGGCGCCGGCGACGTCAAGCTGATGGCCATGTGCGGCGCCTTCCTCGGTCCCGACGCCGTGCTCGAAGCGGCCCTGCTGACCTTCCTGTGCGGCGGCGTGCTGGCCCTGGCCGCCGCGCTGGCCGGCCAGCGCCTGCGCCAGGTGCTGAAAAACACCTATCACATGATGCTGGGCGCGCTGCTGCACAGCCTGGCCGGCGGTGCCGCCACGATCGCCGAGCCGCCGCCGGCCACCGGCAAGCTGGCCTACGCCTTCGCCATTGCCAGCGGCACCGGCTTGCAGGTCTTCCTGCAATACACCCACCTGTGGAGCCTGCGCTGA
- a CDS encoding phosphatase PAP2 family protein, translated as MNTLRASLRTHRALLLIVLLYAAAATLLAGGLPSASEILNVLAGFFVAILTGPVFILCGYTIHVMVMKRPHRLCHYLYHDLRRYLSNERLLHALPAMLLIPVFASSFTVFKGAIPRLHPYTWDATLSAWDMALHGGMAPWERLQPLLGHPLVTGLLNFSYHFWFFLFYAILYWLILDTRRPLLRMQFLLSFALTWIALGSILAVLFASVGPCYYGHLHASDPYAPLMAYLHDANQHVPVWALQVQEMLWQGYQSKGANGELGISAMPSMHVATAVLMAIMGWKVSRAAGIALSAFAVLILLGSIHLGWHYALDGYVGAAGAALVWRLVGRLLGSQAAAPAMHMATAPCMSKEGLTS; from the coding sequence ATGAACACCCTGCGCGCCTCGCTGCGCACCCACCGCGCCCTGCTGCTGATCGTGCTGCTGTACGCCGCCGCCGCGACCTTGCTGGCCGGCGGCCTGCCCAGCGCATCGGAGATCCTCAACGTGCTGGCCGGCTTCTTCGTGGCCATCCTCACGGGTCCCGTCTTCATCCTGTGCGGTTACACCATCCACGTCATGGTGATGAAACGCCCGCACCGCCTGTGCCACTATCTGTACCACGATCTGCGCCGCTACCTGAGCAACGAACGACTGCTGCACGCGCTGCCAGCCATGCTGCTGATTCCCGTCTTCGCCTCCAGCTTCACCGTCTTCAAGGGCGCCATTCCGCGCCTGCATCCCTACACCTGGGATGCCACCCTGTCCGCCTGGGACATGGCGCTGCATGGCGGCATGGCCCCATGGGAAAGGCTGCAGCCGCTGCTGGGCCACCCGCTCGTCACGGGCTTGCTCAACTTCAGCTACCACTTCTGGTTCTTCCTGTTCTACGCCATCCTGTACTGGCTGATCCTCGACACGCGCCGCCCGCTGCTGCGCATGCAGTTCCTGCTCAGCTTTGCGCTGACCTGGATCGCCCTGGGCAGCATCCTGGCCGTGCTGTTTGCCTCGGTCGGTCCCTGCTACTACGGCCACCTGCACGCCAGCGATCCGTATGCGCCGCTGATGGCCTACCTGCATGACGCCAACCAGCACGTTCCCGTCTGGGCCCTGCAGGTGCAGGAGATGCTGTGGCAAGGCTATCAAAGCAAGGGCGCGAACGGCGAACTGGGGATCTCCGCCATGCCCAGCATGCATGTGGCCACCGCCGTGCTGATGGCCATCATGGGCTGGAAGGTCAGCCGCGCCGCAGGGATCGCCCTGTCCGCCTTCGCCGTGCTGATCCTGCTCGGCTCCATCCACCTGGGCTGGCACTATGCGCTCGACGGCTATGTGGGTGCGGCCGGCGCGGCGCTGGTGTGGCGCCTGGTGGGACGGCTGCTGGGCAGCCAGGCCGCGGCACCGGCCATGCACATGGCCACGGCGCCCTGCATGAGCAAGGAAGGACTGACGTCATGA
- the cpaB gene encoding Flp pilus assembly protein CpaB: MRNARALTMMAIAVILAFAAVIVAARWINAQASGNINKVAVAQVDISLGARLTPDMVRMVDWPSNALPPGAINDPKLLETRVTRTSIQHGEPIMEGKLAPPGTQGGLSAVVAEGKRAMTVRVNDVVGVAGFALPGNFVDILVNTQGEGARKTPDRDPNISKIVLERILVLAIAQESSRDDTKPKVVNAVTLELTPDQAEKLDLARSVGTLSLVLRNQIEDKPVNTEGATKSSLLDEKVAMAAPAAMVQAKPLPRRRPAAAPAPQAGPRVDVIKGLERSSQQF; this comes from the coding sequence ATGAGAAACGCACGCGCTCTGACGATGATGGCCATTGCGGTCATCCTGGCGTTCGCCGCGGTCATCGTGGCCGCGCGCTGGATCAATGCCCAAGCCTCGGGCAACATCAACAAGGTGGCCGTGGCCCAGGTCGACATCAGCCTGGGGGCGCGTCTCACGCCCGACATGGTGCGCATGGTCGACTGGCCATCGAACGCGCTGCCGCCCGGTGCCATCAACGATCCGAAACTGCTGGAAACGCGCGTCACGCGCACCAGCATCCAGCACGGCGAACCGATCATGGAAGGCAAGCTGGCGCCTCCCGGCACGCAAGGGGGCCTGTCGGCCGTCGTCGCCGAGGGCAAGCGCGCCATGACCGTGCGCGTCAACGACGTGGTGGGCGTGGCCGGCTTCGCCCTGCCCGGCAACTTCGTCGACATCCTCGTCAACACCCAGGGCGAAGGGGCCCGCAAGACGCCGGACCGCGATCCGAACATTTCCAAGATCGTGCTCGAACGCATCCTCGTGCTGGCCATCGCCCAGGAATCGAGCCGCGACGACACCAAGCCCAAGGTGGTCAACGCCGTGACCCTGGAGCTGACGCCGGACCAGGCTGAAAAACTCGACCTGGCGCGCAGCGTGGGCACCCTGTCGCTGGTGCTGCGCAACCAGATCGAGGACAAGCCCGTCAACACGGAAGGCGCCACCAAGTCCAGCTTGCTCGATGAAAAGGTCGCCATGGCCGCCCCCGCCGCCATGGTGCAAGCCAAGCCGCTGCCACGCCGCCGTCCCGCCGCCGCACCCGCGCCTCAGGCCGGTCCACGCGTCGATGTCATCAAGGGGCTGGAACGCAGCTCCCAACAATTCTAA
- a CDS encoding methyltransferase family protein: MDTLATLCHSRHASLFTSIAMACLWTFFASAHVVGFLHSGDWSYLLFCAAETLAALFFIVRSAPVSVSTDAGDWLLAIGATFAPFLLSPADMAIWPGARYLLAVGSLLQIAGLLSLNRSFGLVAAQREIKTGGVYRVIRHPLYASYLISLSGYLLANTSPANTVIYVATMGMMVMRLLREERFLSADVRYRVYMRQVKYRLLPFIF, translated from the coding sequence ATGGACACCCTCGCCACCCTCTGCCACTCCCGCCACGCCAGCCTGTTCACCAGCATCGCCATGGCTTGCCTGTGGACGTTCTTTGCCAGCGCCCACGTGGTGGGATTCCTGCACAGCGGCGACTGGAGCTATCTGCTGTTCTGCGCCGCCGAAACCCTGGCCGCCCTGTTCTTCATCGTGCGTTCGGCCCCCGTCAGCGTCTCCACCGATGCGGGCGACTGGCTGCTGGCCATCGGCGCCACCTTCGCGCCCTTCCTTCTGTCCCCCGCCGACATGGCCATCTGGCCCGGCGCGCGCTACCTGCTGGCCGTCGGCAGCCTGCTGCAAATCGCCGGCCTGCTGTCGCTGAACCGCAGCTTCGGCCTGGTGGCGGCGCAGCGCGAGATCAAGACGGGCGGTGTCTACCGCGTGATACGACATCCGCTGTATGCCAGCTACCTGATTTCCCTGAGCGGCTACCTGCTGGCCAACACTTCGCCCGCCAACACCGTCATCTATGTCGCGACGATGGGCATGATGGTGATGCGCCTGCTGCGCGAAGAGCGTTTCCTGTCCGCCGACGTGCGCTACCGCGTCTACATGCGCCAGGTGAAGTACCGCCTGCTGCCCTTCATCTTCTGA